From a region of the Helianthus annuus cultivar XRQ/B chromosome 5, HanXRQr2.0-SUNRISE, whole genome shotgun sequence genome:
- the LOC110941309 gene encoding probable membrane-associated 30 kDa protein, chloroplastic, whose protein sequence is MAIRAPFAGLSMASTTSASLQDSSSKLGFCTFPTSFFGSGVGALKVRGIRLAHPSTTRCNSIRMNLFDRFSRVVKSYASALISTFEDPEKILEQAVTEMNDDLIKMRQATAQVLASQKRLENKYKAAEQASEDWYKRAQLALSKGDEDLAREALKRRKSYADKAASLKTQLEQQKGVVDNLVNNTRLLESKIQEAKSKKDTLKARAQSAKTATKVNEMLGNVNTSSALSAFEKMEEKVMSMEFQADALNQLTTDDLDGKFAMLESSSVDDDLASLKKELSGSTKKGDLPPGRTNSKAAYPFPDSDIENELNELRQRTRDL, encoded by the exons ATGGCAATAAGAGCACCTTTTGCAGGGTTAAGTATGGCTTCCACCACATCAGCTTCATTGCAGGATTCTTCTTCCAAATTAGGATTCTGCACCTTTCCAACTTCCTTCTTCGGTTCTGGAG tTGGAGCTTTGAAGGTTAGAGGAATAAGGCTAGCTCACCCGAGTACTACACGCTGTAACAGCATCCGGATGAATCTTTTTGACCGTTTTTCACGAGTTGTCAAG TCATATGCAAGTGCACTCATTAGCACCTTTGAAGACCCAGAAAAGATCTTAGAGCAAGCCGTTACCGAAATGAATGATGATTTAATAAAGATGCGGCAAGCTACAGCCCAA GTTTTAGCATCTCAAAAGCGGTTGGAGAACAAATATAAAGCTGCTGAGCAAGCTTCGGAGGATTG GTACAAAAGAGCACAACTTGCTCTTAGTAAGGGAGATGAGGATCTTGCACGTGAAGCGTTAAAGCGACGTAAATCTTATGCT GACAAAGCAGCTTCTTTGAAGACTCAGCTTGAACAGCAAAAAGGCGTTGTGGATAATCTTGTTAACAATACACGG CTTCTTGAAAGCAAGATACAAGAGGCTAAGTCAAAGAAAGATACTCTAAAAGCACGAGCACAATCTGCGAA GACTGCAACAAAAGTAAACGAAATGTTGGGTAACGTCAACACAAGCAGTGCTCTTTCAGCATTTGAGAAGATGGAGGAAAAAG TTATGAGCATGGAGTTCCAAGCAGACGCACTAAATCAGCTAACCACCGATGATCTTGATGGAAAG TTTGCAATGCTCGAGAGCTCATCCGTTGATGATGATCTTGCAAGCTTGAAGAAGGAACTTTCTGGAAGCACAAAG AAAGGAGATCTACCGCCGGGGAGAACAAACTCAAAAGCAGCATATCCGTTTCCTGACTCGGACATTGAAAACGAGCTAAATGAGTTAAGGCAAAGAACCAGGGACCTATAG